A genomic region of Brevibacillus sp. JNUCC-41 contains the following coding sequences:
- a CDS encoding YfhD family protein — translation MGRKSIHHNRDKNKQKLPQVPKNLKSDGLDVEYSSELADQEDIEAQARANAADRRAHNRR, via the coding sequence ATGGGACGAAAAAGCATACACCATAATCGAGATAAGAACAAACAAAAACTTCCTCAGGTTCCTAAAAACCTGAAGAGTGACGGACTTGACGTGGAATATTCTTCCGAACTGGCTGACCAGGAAGACATCGAGGCACAGGCCCGGGCAAATGCAGCTGACCGCCGTGCTCATAATCGCCGTTAA
- a CDS encoding YfhE family protein: MLKKHDKEKSNLTSTQAILYAREFKKADRAGGYTEKKSRR; encoded by the coding sequence TTGCTCAAAAAACACGATAAAGAGAAAAGTAACTTAACTAGTACCCAAGCTATTCTTTATGCTCGTGAATTTAAAAAAGCAGATCGAGCTGGCGGTTATACCGAGAAGAAATCCCGTCGTTAA
- a CDS encoding TIGR01777 family oxidoreductase, translated as MKIAIAGGSGFVGTALIDELSKENHDIYILTRHPEKFKKQTNLTYINWLAKEAQPEKHLAGLDVFINLAGESLNSGRWTPERKRRIVESRVEASKEMNRIISMLPDKLSVIINASAVGYYGISDDETFTETSGSVGDDFLARTVQLWEKEAAKSRSYSNRLVLTRFGVILGEKDGALPMMVLPYKLFGGGKMGKGNQWLSWIHIHDVVRAIIFCMNDQRIEGPVNFTAPNPVQMDTFGKTIGAVLHRPHWLPVPPIFLKKLLGEMSILVLEGQNVLPTKLKDEGFTFSFPILKEALQNILNEDSHV; from the coding sequence ATGAAAATAGCCATTGCTGGTGGAAGCGGTTTTGTCGGCACAGCCCTTATTGATGAATTATCAAAAGAAAATCATGATATATATATTTTGACCCGTCATCCCGAAAAATTTAAAAAACAGACTAATTTGACATATATTAACTGGTTGGCCAAGGAGGCACAGCCGGAAAAGCACTTGGCGGGGCTAGATGTTTTCATTAACCTTGCTGGTGAATCCCTTAACAGCGGGCGTTGGACACCTGAACGAAAACGCCGGATTGTCGAAAGCCGGGTCGAAGCTTCCAAAGAGATGAACCGGATTATCTCTATGCTGCCCGATAAATTGTCCGTCATCATTAATGCAAGTGCAGTCGGATATTATGGTATTTCGGACGATGAGACCTTTACCGAAACCTCTGGATCCGTTGGTGATGATTTCTTGGCCCGTACTGTTCAACTATGGGAAAAGGAAGCGGCTAAATCACGCTCTTACAGTAATAGGTTGGTCCTAACAAGATTTGGGGTGATTCTTGGAGAAAAAGATGGCGCACTGCCAATGATGGTCCTTCCCTATAAACTATTCGGCGGAGGAAAGATGGGCAAAGGGAATCAGTGGCTTTCCTGGATTCATATCCATGACGTGGTCCGGGCAATCATCTTTTGCATGAACGATCAGCGGATAGAGGGTCCAGTCAATTTTACGGCGCCGAACCCCGTTCAGATGGATACATTCGGGAAAACGATAGGAGCTGTCCTGCACCGGCCACATTGGTTACCCGTACCACCCATCTTCCTCAAAAAACTGCTGGGGGAAATGAGCATACTTGTGCTTGAAGGACAAAATGTCCTTCCCACTAAACTTAAAGACGAAGGATTCACTTTCTCCTTTCCAATCCTTAAAGAAGCTTTACAAAATATCTTGAATGAAGATTCTCACGTATGA
- the recX gene encoding recombination regulator RecX — MPNITKITTQKKRKDRYNIFVDEKYAFSVDEEVLLKFHLKKGMELDDLLLAEIQFHDEIQKAFTDAINYLSYRMRSESEIRLYLKKKETEEPIIKEAIHKLYSFNYLDDLEFAKAYVRTHVNGGNKGPTTLKLELKEKGVQEKLVIEALKEYPYDIQIEHARKLAGKAVKKEKNISERALRLKVEQTLLRKGFPRDVIHEALEDVTVEKDEDEQWDSLCHHAEKMQRRYKNHEGFEYEQKMKQALYRKGFPIELIERFLSLSDAE, encoded by the coding sequence ATGCCAAACATAACAAAAATAACAACCCAAAAGAAACGTAAAGATCGTTATAACATTTTCGTTGACGAAAAATATGCCTTCAGTGTAGATGAAGAAGTGCTATTGAAATTTCATTTGAAAAAGGGGATGGAACTTGATGACCTGCTTTTGGCAGAAATACAATTCCATGATGAAATCCAAAAAGCATTTACCGATGCAATTAATTATTTATCATACCGAATGCGCTCGGAATCGGAAATTCGCCTTTATTTAAAAAAGAAGGAGACGGAAGAGCCGATCATTAAAGAAGCGATACATAAACTATACAGTTTTAACTATTTAGATGACCTTGAATTTGCCAAGGCTTACGTACGGACCCATGTGAATGGAGGTAATAAAGGGCCCACTACCCTTAAGCTCGAGCTTAAGGAAAAAGGGGTGCAAGAAAAGTTAGTTATCGAGGCATTGAAGGAATACCCCTATGATATTCAGATTGAACATGCAAGGAAACTTGCTGGAAAAGCGGTCAAAAAGGAAAAAAACATTTCCGAACGAGCTTTAAGGTTGAAAGTTGAACAAACCTTGTTACGGAAAGGTTTCCCTAGAGATGTCATCCATGAAGCACTTGAAGATGTGACGGTTGAAAAGGATGAAGATGAACAATGGGATTCTCTTTGCCACCATGCCGAAAAAATGCAACGCCGATATAAAAACCATGAAGGCTTCGAATATGAACAAAAAATGAAGCAGGCATTATACCGAAAAGGTTTTCCAATAGAATTGATTGAGCGTTTTCTTTCCCTTTCAGATGCGGAATAA
- a CDS encoding YfhH family protein yields MSDVRYSKLSAYELQQEIAALTEKARKAEQLGMVNEYSVLERKVTMAKAYLLNPDDFKKGEIYQIDGDPGVYFKIDYMNGVFAWGYRLGGSGKEEALPISMLK; encoded by the coding sequence ATGAGTGACGTAAGATACAGCAAGTTGTCCGCCTATGAACTACAACAGGAAATTGCAGCGTTGACTGAAAAAGCGAGAAAAGCAGAGCAATTGGGAATGGTTAATGAATACTCTGTATTGGAACGAAAAGTGACGATGGCCAAGGCCTATTTGTTAAATCCGGATGATTTCAAAAAAGGTGAAATATATCAAATTGACGGAGATCCCGGGGTCTATTTCAAAATTGATTATATGAACGGCGTATTCGCCTGGGGTTACCGCTTAGGTGGTAGCGGAAAGGAAGAAGCACTTCCGATTTCAATGCTGAAATAA
- a CDS encoding small, acid-soluble spore protein K — MRNKQKGFPNQNNNKFQGEPRAKARYASKRADGSINTHPQERMKASNERSN, encoded by the coding sequence TTGCGAAATAAACAAAAAGGATTCCCCAACCAAAACAATAATAAATTCCAAGGCGAGCCTCGTGCAAAGGCAAGATATGCTTCAAAGCGTGCAGATGGCAGTATTAATACACACCCTCAAGAAAGAATGAAAGCATCAAACGAGCGATCGAATTAA
- a CDS encoding YfhJ family protein, which produces MNDYHERLTKILLEKNDHITYEQALTWVELLWEDFEATYAKAGHEYAGEEMTSRVVRTWIDNYGEQFHEFIAKNPKYRQLLNQQNRLH; this is translated from the coding sequence ATGAATGATTACCATGAAAGGTTAACCAAGATACTGCTTGAGAAAAATGATCACATCACGTATGAGCAAGCTTTGACTTGGGTGGAATTATTATGGGAAGATTTCGAAGCGACCTATGCAAAGGCTGGGCATGAATATGCCGGAGAAGAAATGACATCGCGCGTTGTAAGGACCTGGATTGATAACTATGGTGAGCAATTCCACGAATTCATTGCAAAGAATCCTAAATACCGACAGTTATTAAATCAGCAGAATCGACTGCATTAA
- a CDS encoding metal-dependent hydrolase has translation MDTGTHFVMGIALGGLATLDPVIAQSPVTASAVIAGTILGSQAPDIDTVLKLRNNAVYIRNHRGITHSIPAVLLWPLIISGALFAFIPEANYLHLWLWTFLAVFLHVFVDIFNAYGTQALRPISSKWVALGVINTFDPFIFGIHVAGLILWGFGFPPGYLFLSIYGILVIYYISRFREQAFIKKVVKRQIPGARKILLSPTMRFHRWKIAVITEKNYYVARADNGYVTILDTFDRVPLPESEILEAAKKDINLAAFLSFSPVYRFEIEQIKEYYEVRFIDLRYRSNGYYPFVAVVHLDSELNILNSYTGWIFSEAKLQKKLNIIL, from the coding sequence TTGGATACAGGTACTCACTTTGTCATGGGAATTGCTCTTGGAGGTCTTGCCACATTAGATCCTGTCATTGCGCAGAGCCCAGTCACCGCAAGTGCAGTCATAGCAGGTACGATATTGGGATCACAAGCTCCAGACATTGACACCGTTTTAAAATTAAGGAATAACGCTGTATATATTCGAAATCACCGTGGAATCACGCATTCCATTCCCGCTGTATTACTTTGGCCCTTGATAATCAGTGGAGCACTTTTCGCCTTCATACCTGAAGCAAATTACCTTCATCTTTGGCTTTGGACCTTTTTAGCCGTATTCCTTCATGTATTCGTGGATATATTCAATGCTTATGGGACCCAGGCTCTTAGGCCAATTTCATCAAAATGGGTAGCTTTAGGAGTCATCAATACATTTGATCCGTTCATTTTTGGAATACATGTTGCCGGCTTGATATTATGGGGCTTTGGATTTCCTCCAGGCTATTTATTTCTTTCCATTTACGGAATACTCGTCATTTACTACATTTCCAGATTCAGGGAACAAGCTTTTATAAAGAAAGTGGTCAAACGGCAAATTCCTGGAGCAAGGAAAATTCTTTTATCACCGACCATGCGTTTTCACCGCTGGAAAATTGCGGTTATTACTGAAAAGAATTATTATGTGGCACGAGCCGATAATGGATATGTGACGATTCTTGATACGTTCGATCGAGTGCCCTTACCTGAAAGTGAAATTCTCGAAGCCGCCAAGAAGGATATCAACTTGGCAGCCTTTCTGTCCTTTTCTCCGGTTTACCGATTTGAAATTGAACAGATAAAAGAATATTATGAAGTCCGTTTCATCGATTTAAGATACAGAAGCAATGGATATTACCCGTTTGTGGCGGTGGTCCATTTAGACAGCGAATTGAATATCTTGAATTCTTATACCGGCTGGATTTTCAGCGAAGCGAAACTGCAGAAGAAATTGAATATTATTTTGTAG
- the mutY gene encoding A/G-specific adenine glycosylase: MKEITIPTIEKITIEEFQKDLVSWFLEEQRELPWRKNKDPYRVWVSEIMLQQTRVDTVIPYFNRFVEWFPTLEDFANADEEKILKAWEGLGYYSRVRNLHSAVQEVKASYNGIVPDDPAEISKLKGVGPYTAGAILSIAYGKPEPAVDGNVMRVLSRILMIYEDIAKPKTRKTFEAAVRKLIDHEHTSAFNQALMELGALICTPGKPACLLCPVQSHCLAFESGVQSELPVKIQKKKTRDVPIVAAVLTNEKGEYLIHKRASEGLLANLWEYPNFENNSSFLHKREFFVSRFQEMYGVKPEITESLVRIEHVFSHLVWKVDTYIGAVKEAISEETLREQQLKWVSEAEMEELAFPVSHQKMMKAYKEKEHVE, encoded by the coding sequence GTGAAAGAAATAACGATCCCCACAATAGAAAAAATAACAATCGAAGAATTTCAAAAAGATTTGGTTTCCTGGTTTCTCGAAGAACAACGAGAATTGCCATGGAGGAAAAATAAAGATCCATACCGTGTTTGGGTTTCTGAAATAATGTTGCAGCAAACGAGAGTGGATACGGTGATTCCTTATTTCAACCGATTTGTGGAATGGTTCCCAACACTCGAGGATTTTGCCAATGCCGATGAAGAGAAAATCCTAAAAGCATGGGAAGGGCTGGGATATTACTCACGTGTAAGGAATCTGCATAGTGCCGTTCAGGAAGTGAAGGCTTCCTATAATGGAATCGTACCGGATGATCCCGCGGAAATTTCAAAATTGAAAGGTGTCGGTCCTTATACAGCTGGTGCGATTCTTAGTATCGCATACGGCAAGCCTGAGCCAGCCGTTGATGGAAACGTCATGCGTGTTTTATCAAGGATATTGATGATATATGAAGACATAGCAAAGCCAAAGACAAGAAAAACATTCGAAGCTGCCGTCAGAAAGCTGATCGATCATGAACATACCTCTGCCTTCAATCAAGCCTTGATGGAGCTTGGTGCATTAATCTGCACACCAGGTAAGCCTGCCTGCCTATTATGTCCTGTTCAAAGTCATTGTCTAGCATTTGAATCCGGGGTTCAGTCGGAATTGCCGGTGAAAATCCAAAAGAAAAAAACACGGGATGTACCAATTGTAGCTGCTGTTCTAACGAATGAAAAAGGTGAATATTTAATTCATAAGCGAGCATCAGAAGGGTTGCTTGCAAATCTTTGGGAATATCCGAACTTCGAAAACAATTCATCCTTTTTGCATAAGCGGGAATTCTTCGTGAGTCGGTTTCAGGAAATGTATGGCGTCAAACCTGAAATCACTGAATCACTTGTGAGAATTGAACATGTTTTCTCACATCTCGTTTGGAAAGTGGACACATATATCGGAGCGGTCAAAGAGGCCATCAGTGAAGAGACACTAAGAGAACAGCAACTTAAGTGGGTGAGTGAAGCAGAGATGGAGGAGTTGGCATTTCCGGTTTCCCACCAAAAAATGATGAAGGCGTATAAAGAGAAAGAACATGTTGAATAA
- the fabL gene encoding enoyl-[acyl-carrier-protein] reductase FabL, which produces MEQKVALVTGSSKGLGRSTAIKLAEEGYDLVINYARSKSKALEVAAEIEALGRKALVVKANVGDVAKVKSMFEEIDAYYGRLDIFINNAASGVQRPLMELEESHWNWTMDINSKALLFCAQEAAKLMERNGGGKIVSISSLGSIRYLKNYTAVGVSKAALEALTRYLAVELAEKNICVNAVSGGVIDTDALKSFPNRDEMLAEAAEQTPAGRMVEVEDMVNTILFLISDGASMIRGQTVIVDGGISLLV; this is translated from the coding sequence ATGGAACAAAAAGTGGCACTCGTTACAGGTAGCAGTAAAGGTTTAGGCAGAAGCACGGCAATAAAACTTGCGGAGGAAGGTTACGACCTCGTTATTAATTATGCCCGGAGCAAGTCAAAAGCATTAGAAGTGGCAGCCGAAATTGAAGCGTTGGGGCGTAAAGCCCTTGTAGTTAAGGCAAATGTCGGTGACGTTGCGAAAGTGAAAAGCATGTTTGAGGAAATCGATGCTTATTATGGACGTTTGGATATATTCATCAATAATGCGGCCTCAGGAGTGCAGCGTCCATTGATGGAGCTGGAGGAATCCCATTGGAACTGGACCATGGACATCAATTCAAAGGCCCTTCTTTTCTGTGCACAGGAAGCGGCAAAATTAATGGAGAGGAACGGCGGGGGGAAAATCGTCAGCATCAGTTCACTTGGATCCATTCGCTATTTGAAAAATTATACAGCTGTTGGAGTTTCCAAAGCTGCGCTTGAAGCCCTGACAAGATATTTAGCGGTCGAATTGGCTGAAAAAAATATTTGTGTCAATGCCGTTTCAGGCGGTGTGATCGATACAGATGCCCTGAAGTCTTTCCCGAATCGGGATGAAATGCTTGCCGAGGCGGCAGAACAGACTCCGGCCGGACGGATGGTCGAGGTGGAAGATATGGTGAATACCATCCTATTTTTAATTTCCGACGGAGCCAGTATGATTCGTGGACAAACCGTAATAGTTGATGGAGGCATTTCATTGCTTGTTTAA
- a CDS encoding gamma-type small acid-soluble spore protein → MAKNMNKSQAGTDVQQVRQQNAQSQQGQGQFGTEFASETNVQEVKQQNAQSQQKKGQGQAQGQFGTEFASETNVQEVKQQNQKSQSNKSQG, encoded by the coding sequence ATGGCTAAAAACATGAATAAATCACAAGCAGGTACTGATGTTCAACAAGTGAGACAACAAAACGCTCAATCTCAACAAGGTCAAGGCCAATTCGGCACAGAATTTGCTTCTGAAACTAACGTTCAAGAAGTGAAACAACAAAACGCGCAATCTCAGCAAAAAAAGGGCCAAGGTCAAGCACAAGGCCAATTCGGTACAGAGTTTGCTTCTGAAACTAACGTTCAAGAAGTGAAACAACAAAATCAAAAATCTCAAAGCAATAAAAGCCAAGGCTAA
- a CDS encoding YgaB family protein, translating to MEEFNRLINNQLKTMDKLLLLQSEIERCQDIEKQLLALEEESEADTIQEEIQLKKQELKSIHDMFEKQTEEVIRYFQQGQAAIR from the coding sequence ATGGAGGAATTTAACCGGCTTATAAACAACCAGTTGAAAACGATGGATAAGCTTTTACTTTTACAATCCGAAATCGAAAGATGCCAAGATATAGAGAAGCAACTCCTTGCCCTGGAAGAGGAGAGTGAAGCAGACACCATTCAGGAAGAGATTCAACTCAAAAAGCAGGAATTGAAAAGTATCCATGATATGTTCGAGAAGCAAACGGAAGAAGTCATCCGATATTTTCAGCAAGGACAGGCTGCCATACGATGA
- the ntdP gene encoding nucleoside tri-diphosphate phosphatase, with amino-acid sequence MGIVPAEGGKIQIHSYKHNGHIHRIWEETTVLKGTQNLVIAANDRTMVTESDGRTWITREPAICYFHSKYWFNVIGMLREDGVYYYCNISSPFTYESGALKYIDYDLDIKVFPDMTFNLLDEDEYERHRKEMNYPDAIDSILKQNVDYLIYMIRQRKGPFSAEFIDSWYERFLTYR; translated from the coding sequence ATGGGGATTGTTCCTGCCGAAGGAGGAAAAATCCAAATCCATAGCTATAAACATAATGGGCATATCCATCGTATCTGGGAAGAGACGACCGTTTTAAAAGGGACCCAAAATCTGGTGATAGCAGCGAATGACCGTACTATGGTAACGGAATCAGATGGAAGGACCTGGATTACGAGAGAGCCGGCGATTTGCTATTTTCATTCAAAGTATTGGTTTAATGTTATTGGTATGTTGAGAGAGGACGGGGTTTATTACTATTGCAATATCAGTTCGCCGTTCACATACGAATCGGGAGCATTGAAATACATTGACTATGACCTGGACATTAAAGTATTCCCAGATATGACGTTTAATTTGCTGGATGAGGATGAATATGAAAGGCATCGGAAAGAAATGAATTACCCGGATGCCATCGATTCAATATTGAAACAGAACGTAGACTATTTGATTTATATGATACGCCAGCGAAAAGGACCATTCTCCGCAGAATTTATTGATAGTTGGTATGAACGCTTTTTAACCTATCGATGA
- a CDS encoding ABC transporter ATP-binding protein, with protein sequence MGSIKRYLQFVKPYKWQIIGTVLIGLLKFAIPLLLPLLSKYIVDDIIGNGDLSKAVKSERLLWAMAIMIFIFVAVRPPIEYYRQYFAQWTGTKILYDIRNDLFTHIQKLSFKYYSNTRVGEVISRMITDVEQTKNFVITGLMNLWLDIATIIIVIVIMFTMDVKLTIVSIIMLPFYAFSIKHFFGKLRTYTRIRSQALADVQSHLHERVSGMSVIKSFAIEDREQELFAKQNKNFLDKALKHTSWNAKSFAVVNTITDIAPLLVIGFAGYQVIHDQLSLGTMVAFVGFIDRLYNPLRRLVNSSTTMTQTLASMDRVFEFVDEKYDIDDEPGAKELKHVDGGITFQDVSFAYDEKEAPVLKHINLDVKPGETIALVGMSGGGKSSIVSLISRFYDVTEGRVLLDGTDIRKYQVRSLRDKIGMVLQDNILFSESVKANILMGRPDASDEEVFEAAKAANAHDFIMGLKEGYETKVGERGVKLSGGQKQRVAIARVFLKNPPILVLDEATSALDLESEHYIQEALDILAKNRTTIIVAHRLSTITHADRIVHIDNGEITEMGTHEELMKKQGHYYNLFQVQQLDA encoded by the coding sequence GTGGGGAGTATTAAGAGATATTTGCAATTCGTCAAACCATATAAATGGCAGATAATCGGGACGGTACTGATTGGATTGCTAAAGTTCGCGATTCCGCTTTTGCTTCCATTGCTCAGTAAGTATATTGTGGATGACATCATCGGAAATGGTGACCTGTCCAAAGCCGTGAAGTCCGAACGCCTTTTATGGGCAATGGCCATCATGATATTCATTTTCGTTGCAGTCAGACCGCCGATTGAGTATTACCGTCAATATTTCGCTCAATGGACCGGAACGAAAATCTTATATGATATTCGTAATGATTTATTTACTCATATACAGAAACTGAGTTTTAAATATTATTCCAACACAAGAGTGGGCGAGGTCATTTCAAGGATGATCACGGATGTGGAACAAACGAAGAACTTTGTCATCACGGGTCTGATGAATCTTTGGCTCGATATCGCAACGATCATCATAGTGATAGTCATCATGTTTACGATGGACGTGAAGCTAACCATTGTATCCATCATCATGCTTCCATTTTACGCATTTTCGATCAAGCATTTCTTCGGCAAGCTGAGAACCTATACAAGGATTCGGTCCCAAGCGTTGGCGGATGTACAGAGTCACCTACATGAACGGGTTTCAGGGATGTCGGTCATCAAAAGCTTTGCGATAGAGGACAGGGAACAGGAATTGTTTGCGAAGCAGAACAAGAATTTCCTTGATAAGGCCCTAAAGCATACGAGCTGGAATGCTAAGTCATTTGCTGTCGTGAATACGATCACGGATATTGCCCCCCTGCTCGTGATAGGATTTGCCGGTTATCAGGTCATTCATGACCAATTGTCACTGGGTACCATGGTTGCTTTCGTCGGTTTCATAGACCGGCTATATAATCCCCTCAGACGTTTAGTTAACTCTTCTACGACAATGACCCAGACATTGGCGTCCATGGACAGGGTTTTTGAGTTTGTGGATGAGAAGTATGATATCGATGACGAACCAGGGGCGAAAGAGTTGAAGCATGTGGATGGCGGTATAACCTTTCAGGATGTATCGTTTGCTTATGACGAGAAAGAGGCACCCGTTTTAAAACATATCAATTTGGATGTTAAACCAGGGGAAACCATTGCACTTGTCGGGATGAGCGGAGGCGGGAAATCCTCGATCGTCAGTTTGATTTCCCGTTTCTATGATGTGACGGAGGGAAGGGTATTATTGGATGGGACGGATATCCGTAAATATCAAGTCCGCAGCCTAAGAGATAAAATAGGAATGGTTCTACAGGATAATATCTTATTTAGTGAATCGGTTAAGGCCAATATCCTTATGGGCCGGCCTGATGCAAGCGATGAAGAAGTATTTGAAGCGGCAAAGGCGGCGAATGCTCATGACTTCATCATGGGTCTAAAAGAAGGATATGAAACGAAAGTCGGGGAGCGGGGAGTTAAATTATCCGGAGGCCAAAAACAACGGGTGGCCATTGCGAGGGTATTTTTGAAAAACCCGCCAATCCTTGTTCTCGACGAAGCCACATCGGCATTGGATTTGGAAAGTGAACACTATATCCAGGAGGCGCTGGATATTTTGGCGAAAAACCGGACCACCATCATCGTGGCACACCGGTTATCGACCATCACCCATGCCGACCGGATCGTTCATATCGATAATGGGGAAATTACGGAAATGGGAACACACGAAGAACTCATGAAAAAGCAAGGGCATTATTACAACCTATTTCAAGTGCAACAATTGGATGCTTAA
- a CDS encoding EamA family transporter: protein MQLLKYSIMVLIGSISYGTLSTMIKFGFMDGHSSGELVGSQYLVGWLIVSVLFLFSFKYKVSWKSAGLLLITGMMSTFVGKAYAVSVSELPASIAVVFLFQFTWIGVLIESFLNKRRPDKNKLIAIFVLFIGTLLAGAIFGQPLSGLSLKGVLFGLLSALLFALYMYCNSQFAVGESSMKRLFFIATGAMLTAVFTTNPVTLVTNLVQTNLWYYGLLLGTLGVLVPFFFFAVSLPKVGVGLGTILCAAELPSAMVVSVIFLNEQVTSLQWFGMCLIIVGIALPEGIKHLPRFLPDRKKTLHEKRIS, encoded by the coding sequence ATGCAACTTTTGAAGTATTCCATAATGGTCTTAATCGGTTCGATCTCATATGGTACATTATCCACGATGATCAAATTTGGATTCATGGATGGCCATTCTTCCGGAGAACTGGTCGGCAGTCAATACCTCGTCGGTTGGCTGATTGTCTCTGTGTTATTTCTTTTTTCGTTTAAATATAAAGTTTCATGGAAGAGTGCCGGATTACTATTAATCACGGGCATGATGTCCACTTTCGTCGGAAAGGCATATGCCGTTTCCGTATCCGAGCTTCCCGCTTCGATTGCCGTTGTCTTTTTATTTCAATTTACCTGGATAGGCGTCCTTATAGAAAGTTTCTTAAATAAAAGACGCCCGGATAAAAATAAACTCATTGCTATTTTCGTTCTCTTCATCGGTACATTATTGGCGGGGGCGATTTTTGGTCAGCCACTATCCGGTCTAAGCCTGAAAGGCGTATTGTTCGGATTATTGTCTGCGTTGCTCTTTGCACTGTATATGTACTGCAACTCTCAATTCGCAGTTGGGGAATCTTCAATGAAACGGTTGTTTTTCATTGCAACAGGTGCCATGCTGACTGCTGTATTCACGACTAACCCCGTCACACTTGTGACGAATCTTGTCCAAACGAACCTATGGTACTACGGTCTGCTCCTCGGCACATTGGGTGTTTTAGTTCCTTTCTTTTTCTTTGCAGTCAGTTTGCCGAAAGTGGGTGTCGGGCTTGGAACGATTCTTTGTGCAGCAGAGCTTCCTTCAGCGATGGTCGTTTCCGTCATCTTCTTGAATGAACAGGTTACGTCACTGCAATGGTTCGGGATGTGCTTGATCATTGTCGGCATCGCCTTGCCTGAGGGAATAAAGCATCTGCCGCGATTTCTTCCTGACAGAAAAAAAACGCTGCATGAAAAAAGGATTTCATAA
- a CDS encoding NAD(P)H-dependent oxidoreductase — protein MKIYVVYDSEGNHTKALAESIAQGAASVPGAEVLIDHVNEADVYKLQEMDAIIWGCPGHFGTISSSLKTWIDKLGYLWAEGALINKVGAVFCTTATVHGGLEATMLNLITPMLHQGMIIVGLPGTVPENALYGSYYGVGISCPPGVDDNITKNDLQLGEALGKRVAHVTRSFINEL, from the coding sequence ATGAAGATCTATGTTGTTTACGACAGTGAAGGCAACCATACGAAAGCACTTGCCGAATCAATAGCTCAAGGAGCCGCTTCGGTTCCTGGGGCTGAGGTTCTCATTGACCATGTTAACGAGGCGGATGTTTATAAGCTTCAGGAAATGGATGCAATCATTTGGGGCTGTCCCGGTCATTTCGGCACCATCAGTTCGAGTTTGAAAACATGGATTGATAAACTTGGTTATCTATGGGCGGAGGGTGCGCTGATCAATAAAGTGGGGGCAGTATTCTGTACGACGGCCACCGTACACGGCGGACTCGAGGCTACCATGCTGAACTTAATCACCCCAATGCTTCATCAAGGCATGATCATTGTGGGCTTACCCGGCACTGTTCCGGAAAACGCCTTATACGGTTCCTACTATGGAGTAGGGATAAGCTGTCCGCCCGGTGTGGATGACAACATCACCAAAAATGACTTGCAGCTTGGAGAAGCATTAGGAAAACGGGTAGCCCATGTCACACGTTCATTCATAAACGAGCTCTAG